From Pirellulales bacterium, a single genomic window includes:
- a CDS encoding sigma-70 family RNA polymerase sigma factor — MRSTEELVQAVLAGETPAFEALVRLYERAATLTAFAILHDFHAAQDVAQEAFLIAYEKLPQLRDLSSFGGWVLQITRRQASAAGRKTGSNLPTTELTDAIPAHAAEWIEPYRALVEHLGRLPEQEHVVMVLRHVEGRSVQEIATTLGRPVGTVTKQLSRAVERLRSWLVEVES; from the coding sequence ATGCGATCGACCGAAGAATTGGTGCAAGCCGTCTTGGCGGGCGAAACCCCGGCCTTTGAGGCGCTTGTGCGCCTTTATGAACGCGCTGCGACGCTCACGGCCTTTGCGATCTTGCACGACTTCCACGCGGCACAGGACGTAGCGCAAGAGGCATTCCTCATCGCTTACGAAAAGCTGCCCCAGCTTCGCGATCTTTCGTCCTTTGGCGGCTGGGTGCTGCAAATCACGCGGAGGCAGGCGTCGGCCGCGGGCCGCAAGACGGGATCAAACCTTCCCACCACGGAGTTGACGGACGCCATTCCCGCGCACGCCGCCGAGTGGATCGAACCGTACCGGGCGCTGGTCGAGCATTTGGGACGTCTGCCTGAACAGGAACACGTCGTGATGGTCTTACGTCATGTCGAAGGACGATCGGTTCAGGAAATCGCTACCACACTTGGTCGGCCCGTGGGAACGGTCACCAAGCAGCTTTCGCGCGCCGTCGAACGATTGCGATCCTGGCTGGTTGAG